Proteins encoded within one genomic window of Setaria italica strain Yugu1 chromosome IV, Setaria_italica_v2.0, whole genome shotgun sequence:
- the LOC101779863 gene encoding calmodulin-binding receptor kinase CaMRLK, with protein MPPHVHPILLLLAILAASLPASATTSSCPGRDDAATIAAAFRHVRNFRPPSSVNSCQPVRELRLPSRNLTGPVSWAALANLSALAALDLSGNALQGAIPGRFWRAPSLRSVNVSRNQLGGALRVERNPRLLSLNASRNRFTGVDGVEGLSGLVVLDVSANRIRAVPPGLRRLARVERLDLSGNAMQGRFPGDLPPLGGVRSLNVSYNRFSGVVDSGTVKKFGHSAFVHAGNASLVFSEHSTATAPPRRPSPSPPHGKSKEDGSGRTATTERKTTRRRRHLSVVAVAVISGAASLAMLLCLVGCVACGVLRSRRNGGKDDEERKKPQWGEKGDEGEEEDVVVAATKGASAAPVVLFERPLMQLTLADLAAATSGFGRESQLAERGGRSGAAYRAVLPGDLHVVVRVVEGAMAGLGEDDDDPAAAATAFRELARLRHPNILPLIGYCIAGKEKLLLYEYMEKGDLHRWLHELPAGRPDMDDTGSGDIWEAAEDRRSISDWPTRHRIALGVARGLAFLHQGWAGSGPVAHGHLVPTNVLLGDDLEPRISDFGHPPPGGGGEAATAEGDVHAFGALVLELVTGQAGWDEASVSWARGIVRDGKALDIVDPRVRDEATAGPEAEREMVELMRVGYLCTAPSPDKRPTMQQVVGVLKDIRAAPATPTGAQSQSAA; from the exons ATGCCACCCCACGTCcaccccatcctcctcctcctggccaTCTTGGCCGCCTCGCTTCCCGCCTCTGCCACCACCTCATCTTGCCCTGGCCGCGATGACGcggccaccatcgccgccgcgttccggcACGTGCGCAACTTCCGGCCGCCCAGCAGCGTGAACTCATGCCAGCCCGTCCGGGAGCTGCGCCTGCCGTCGCGGAACCTCACGGGCCCCGTGTCGTGGGCGGCGCTGGCCAACCTGtccgcgctcgccgcgctcgACCTCTCCGGGAACGCGCTCCAGGGCGCCATCCCGGGCCGGTTCTGGCGCGCGCCGTCGCTCCGCTCCGTCAACGTCTCCCGCAACCAGCTCGGCGGCGCGCTCAGGGTGGAGCGCAACCCGCGGCTCCTGTCGCTCAACGCGTCCCGCAACCGCTTCACCGGCGTCGACGGCGTGGAGGGGCTCTCGGGGCTCGTCGTGCTCGACGTGTCGGCGAACAGGATCCGGGCCGTGCCGCCGGGgttgcggcggctggcgcgggtgGAGCGCCTCGACCTGTCCGGGAACGCGATGCAGGGGAGGTTCCCCGGTGACTTGCCGCCGCTCGGCGGGGTGCGGTCATTGAACGTCTCGTACAACAGGTTCTCCGGCGTGGTCGACTCCGGCACCGTCAAGAAGTTCGGCCACTCGGCGTTCGTGCACGCCGGCAATGCGTCGCTGGTGTTCTCGGAGCACTCGACGgcaacggcgccgccgcggcgtccatcgccgtcgcctcctcACGGGAAAAGTAAAGAGGACGGTTCCGGCAGGACGGCAACGACGGAAAggaagacgacgaggaggcggcggcatcTGAGCGTCGTGGCGGTAGCGGTGATTAGCGGCGCGGCGTCCCTGGCCATGCTGCTCTGCCTGGTCGGGTGCGTGGCGTGCGGCGTGCTGAGGAGCAGGAGGAACGGAGGCaaggacgacgaggagaggaagaagccgCAGTGGGGCGAGAAGGGCgacgagggagaggaggaggacgtggtGGTCGCGGCGACCAAgggcgcgtcggcggcgccggtggtgctGTTCGAGCGGCCGCTGATGCAGCTCACGCTGGCCGACCTGGCCGCGGCCACGTCCGGGTTCGGCCGCGAGTCGCAGCtcgcggagcgcggcggccgcagcggcgcGGCGTACCGCGCTGTGCTCCCCGGCGACCTGCACGTCGTCGTGCGCGTCGTGGAGGGCGCCATGGCCGGGCTcggcgaggacgacgatgacccggcggccgcggccaccgcgtTCCGGGAGCTCGCGCGGCTCCGGCACCCCAACATTCTTCCACTCATTGGCTACTGCATTGCAG GCAAGGAGAAGCTGCTACTGTACGAGTACATGGAGAAGGGCGACCTGCACCGGTGGCTGCACGAGCTGCCAGCGGGGCGGCCGGACATGGACGACACGGGCAGCGGCGACAtctgggaggcggcggaggacagGCGCTCCATCTCCGACTGGCCGACCCGGCACCGCATCGCGCTCGGCGTCGCCCGGGGCCTGGCGTTCCTGCACCAGGGCTGGGCCGGGTCGGGGCCGGTGGCGCACGGCCACCTGGTCCCCACCAACGTCCTGCTCGGCGACGACCTGGAGCCCCGGATCTCGGACTTCGGGCACCCTccgcctggcggcggcggcgaggcagcaACGGCCGAGGGCGACGTGCACGCGTTCGGCGCGCTGGTGCTGGAGCTGGTGACGGGGCAGGCCGGGTGGGACGAGGCGTCGGTGAGCTGGGCGCGGGGGATCGTCCGCGACGGCAAGGCGCTGGACATCGTGGATCCCAGGGTCCGCGACGAGGCCACCGCCGGGCCGGAGGCGGAGAGGGAGATGGTGGAGCTCATGCGGGTGGGGTACCTCTGcacggcgccgtcgccggacAAGCGGCCGACGATGCAGCAGGTGGTCGGGGTGCTCAAGGAcatccgcgccgcgcccgccacGCCGACCGGCGCCCAGAGCCAGTCGGCGGCGTGA